One genomic region from Cumulibacter soli encodes:
- a CDS encoding terminase, translated as MSTATLSPSDRLATLPDGLPELTLGWEAVKWAGKYLRHPNGPRVGERWKFVPSQVRFLLWFYAVDEQGRWLFNRAVRRLAKGAGKSPNAGAMALIEFCGPVRLKDFDPKRPGGCVGKPVDMPLVQIVATAESQTANTMRMVRAMCAKGSRLSMDYHIDVGKTQFYRLPEGTLETITSSARAAEGAEATFLVADETEHWSVSNGGRDLMETVEDNLIKSGSRLIETANAWVPGSGSEAERTYDAWVAQEEGRTKGEQRILYDARIAPPDTDLGDEASLLSALDWVYDDCFWVPKWEIAQKILDGRTTADNARRKYLNMPTAVANAWVTQQDWATLADPSEVVADGDAVVLFFDGSKSRDATALSGCRISDGYSFEIKVWEPDLEVDGWTVPADDVDAHVAQAMDRFDVWAFFADVREWESFVKLSWPEKYGDQLRVWAQKGGQDPQVIAWDMRSRSYLFTRAVELVEQEIYDKTFRHDGAAITARHVANARRKLNQYGTSIGKETKDSPLKIDAAVTMIGARMVRNLVLASSEWKSGSTPERTNEAAFF; from the coding sequence ATGAGTACCGCGACGCTCTCGCCTAGCGACCGTCTGGCGACTCTCCCTGATGGCCTGCCGGAACTCACCCTCGGTTGGGAAGCGGTCAAGTGGGCCGGGAAGTACCTTAGGCATCCTAATGGGCCTCGCGTAGGTGAGCGCTGGAAGTTTGTTCCCTCGCAGGTGCGGTTCCTGCTGTGGTTCTACGCCGTGGACGAGCAGGGGCGATGGCTGTTTAACCGCGCGGTTCGGCGGCTAGCGAAGGGCGCCGGCAAGTCGCCGAACGCGGGAGCGATGGCGCTGATCGAGTTCTGCGGGCCGGTACGGCTGAAGGATTTCGACCCGAAGCGCCCGGGTGGCTGTGTCGGCAAGCCCGTCGACATGCCGCTGGTGCAGATCGTCGCCACGGCCGAGTCGCAGACTGCTAACACGATGCGGATGGTCCGCGCGATGTGCGCGAAGGGTTCGCGCCTATCGATGGACTATCACATCGATGTCGGTAAAACGCAGTTCTATCGGCTGCCCGAGGGGACGCTCGAAACGATTACATCATCTGCGCGTGCTGCGGAAGGTGCTGAGGCGACGTTCCTGGTCGCTGACGAAACCGAGCACTGGTCAGTGTCGAACGGCGGCCGGGACCTGATGGAGACGGTTGAGGACAACCTGATCAAGTCGGGCTCTCGTCTGATCGAGACGGCGAACGCGTGGGTCCCTGGGTCGGGGTCCGAGGCTGAGCGCACCTATGACGCGTGGGTGGCTCAAGAGGAAGGGCGCACGAAGGGTGAGCAGCGGATCCTGTACGACGCGCGTATCGCCCCTCCCGATACCGACCTAGGTGACGAGGCTTCGCTGCTGTCGGCACTGGATTGGGTCTACGACGACTGTTTCTGGGTTCCGAAGTGGGAGATTGCGCAGAAGATCCTCGACGGCCGCACGACGGCGGACAACGCGCGCCGCAAGTACCTGAATATGCCGACCGCTGTCGCGAACGCATGGGTGACTCAGCAGGACTGGGCAACACTCGCCGATCCGAGCGAAGTTGTCGCGGACGGCGACGCTGTCGTGTTGTTCTTCGACGGCTCGAAGTCGCGTGACGCGACCGCACTGTCGGGCTGCCGGATCTCGGACGGCTACTCGTTCGAAATCAAGGTGTGGGAACCCGACCTCGAAGTAGACGGGTGGACTGTCCCAGCGGACGACGTAGATGCGCACGTTGCGCAAGCGATGGATCGCTTCGATGTGTGGGCGTTCTTCGCTGACGTGCGCGAGTGGGAGTCGTTCGTGAAGCTGTCGTGGCCGGAGAAGTACGGCGACCAGCTGCGGGTGTGGGCACAGAAGGGCGGCCAGGATCCGCAGGTGATCGCGTGGGATATGCGCTCGAGGTCGTATCTATTCACGCGAGCCGTGGAGCTTGTTGAGCAGGAGATTTACGACAAGACGTTCAGGCACGACGGGGCTGCGATCACCGCGCGGCATGTTGCGAACGCTCGCCGGAAGTTGAACCAGTACGGAACGTCGATCGGCAAAGAAACGAAAG